A single window of Flavobacterium aestivum DNA harbors:
- a CDS encoding aryl-sulfate sulfotransferase: MIKRFLSKTLFVLPLLVLMGCSNKSNCIKNISVGTHSNNELKIQIDVTTSTDAKVYVEYWREAIGSKDKMSSMISPSGKKHSLVLCSIRPETKYNYQVVTVQDDVKNTSKVYAFKSRQLPEWLQKQFKANCPKPKLLPENFKKGFLLLSKRETPGVAYIVDYKGNLRWYHTVEGTGFKVSCFTDDQSIISILGKNDEPTSYGSEILEINLQGDTLTHLKKGQGDFKQVIHHEIIKKSTNEIVTLFVDERITDLTAIGGKKKDTINGDGIIILDKKGKQLWKWSVFDDLDPMKDKALLKTKKDWMHANSLNYDKDGNFIISFYNNGQIWKVDAKTGKVIWKIGKGGTMKMPVNCSFSQAHAAHINEEGSLMFFDNGVDKKQSSIFAFKVDEKGNAIKLDYQVKLPKEIYNDRMGSAYRIDAATILACCSKRHITVLTNKQGVLLWALESEIPPYRTKFIPEDKLKPFLFN, from the coding sequence ATGATCAAGAGATTTTTATCAAAAACACTTTTTGTTCTCCCGCTATTAGTACTGATGGGTTGCTCTAATAAAAGCAATTGTATCAAAAATATCAGCGTCGGAACTCATAGTAACAACGAATTGAAGATTCAAATTGATGTTACTACAAGTACAGATGCAAAAGTATATGTAGAATATTGGCGTGAGGCAATAGGAAGTAAAGATAAAATGTCATCTATGATAAGTCCAAGTGGTAAAAAACATTCATTGGTGCTATGTTCCATCAGACCTGAGACTAAATACAACTATCAAGTTGTGACAGTTCAGGATGATGTAAAAAACACAAGTAAAGTCTATGCATTCAAATCCAGACAATTGCCGGAATGGTTGCAAAAACAATTCAAGGCCAATTGTCCAAAACCAAAACTATTGCCTGAAAATTTCAAAAAAGGTTTTTTGCTCTTAAGCAAAAGAGAAACACCCGGAGTAGCTTACATTGTAGATTATAAAGGGAACTTGAGATGGTATCATACGGTAGAAGGAACGGGATTTAAAGTTTCTTGTTTTACAGATGATCAAAGCATTATTTCTATACTTGGGAAGAATGATGAACCAACAAGTTATGGCAGCGAAATCTTGGAAATTAATTTGCAAGGCGATACACTAACACACCTTAAAAAAGGTCAAGGAGATTTTAAACAAGTCATTCATCATGAAATCATAAAAAAATCAACAAACGAAATCGTAACACTATTTGTTGATGAAAGAATAACTGATTTAACCGCTATTGGAGGTAAAAAGAAAGATACCATCAATGGTGACGGAATTATCATTTTGGACAAAAAAGGAAAACAACTCTGGAAATGGAGCGTTTTTGACGATTTAGATCCAATGAAAGACAAAGCATTACTGAAAACCAAGAAGGATTGGATGCATGCCAACAGTTTGAATTATGACAAAGACGGCAATTTCATTATTTCGTTTTATAACAATGGCCAAATCTGGAAAGTAGATGCTAAAACCGGAAAAGTAATCTGGAAAATAGGAAAAGGTGGTACCATGAAAATGCCTGTCAATTGTAGTTTCTCGCAAGCCCATGCGGCACACATTAACGAAGAGGGAAGCTTGATGTTTTTTGATAATGGAGTCGATAAAAAACAATCTTCAATTTTTGCTTTCAAAGTAGACGAAAAAGGCAATGCCATAAAACTGGATTATCAGGTAAAATTGCCAAAGGAAATCTATAATGACAGAATGGGAAGTGCCTATAGGATAGATGCAGCAACCATATTGGCATGTTGTTCCAAAAGACATATAACGGTTTTGACCAATAAACAAGGGGTGTTACTATGGGCTTTAGAGTCAGAAATTCCACCTTATCGAACTAAGTTTATCCCGGAAGATAAACTCAAACCGTTTCTTTTTAATTAA
- a CDS encoding c-type cytochrome, with protein MKKIVVIGILFAVPIMVFNSCNLSSANTVAKTDAKDESYITIDTSKIPNDKFGESVRYGRELMLRTAYYIGPNGIKGKYLGNKMNCTNCHQDAGTKPYAFNLMSSHDNYPQYRGREDKVLTLAERVNNCVMRPHSGKPLPLDSDEMVAFLSYFKWISKFVPKDSLFKGSKNLKIEFPEVAASPERGKVLFTENCARCHGNDGQGKFNEDKSGYVYPPLWGNYAYQPGSSMHRVIKQAQWLKGNMPYDKVTVGKPYLTDAQALDIAAYVNDDSVHTRPNPKTLDYPDPKAKAIDYAHAPFSDPFSEKQHRLGPYKPIIEYWKKQGWEAIY; from the coding sequence ATGAAAAAAATAGTTGTTATAGGAATCCTTTTTGCAGTGCCAATAATGGTTTTTAATTCATGTAATTTATCTTCGGCTAATACTGTTGCGAAAACAGATGCAAAAGATGAATCTTATATTACCATTGATACTTCAAAAATCCCAAATGATAAGTTTGGCGAGTCAGTGCGTTATGGAAGAGAATTAATGCTAAGAACAGCGTATTATATTGGTCCAAACGGAATTAAAGGAAAATATTTGGGCAATAAAATGAATTGTACCAATTGCCATCAGGATGCAGGAACCAAACCATATGCTTTCAACTTGATGTCATCGCATGATAATTACCCACAATACCGTGGAAGAGAAGACAAAGTACTCACATTGGCAGAACGTGTAAACAACTGTGTGATGCGTCCGCATTCAGGAAAACCATTGCCATTAGACAGTGATGAAATGGTTGCTTTCTTATCTTATTTTAAATGGATTAGCAAGTTTGTACCAAAAGATAGTTTGTTTAAAGGTTCTAAAAACCTAAAAATTGAATTTCCGGAAGTAGCAGCAAGTCCAGAGAGAGGAAAAGTGCTTTTTACCGAAAACTGTGCTCGTTGTCATGGAAATGACGGACAGGGGAAATTCAATGAGGATAAATCGGGCTATGTTTACCCGCCTTTATGGGGTAATTATGCCTACCAACCCGGTTCAAGCATGCATAGAGTTATTAAGCAAGCACAATGGCTAAAAGGAAATATGCCTTATGATAAAGTAACTGTTGGAAAACCATATTTGACAGATGCACAAGCGCTCGACATTGCAGCTTATGTGAATGATGATTCTGTTCATACCAGACCCAACCCAAAAACATTAGATTACCCAGACCCAAAAGCAAAAGCGATAGATTATGCGCATGCACCTTTTAGCGATCCTTTCTCTGAAAAACAACATAGACTAGGACCTTATAAACCCATTATAGAATATTGGAAAAAACAAGGTTGGGAAGCTATTTACTAA
- a CDS encoding RagB/SusD family nutrient uptake outer membrane protein, which yields MKKYTILLLLLTAGAQFSCNNDLDPTVYSNLTNTNGYQTKSDAVAAINSIYGRLKGPAVGDNFSYWATRHFALTDLATDLGHCQFGGDPGQLSLGTWNAANGLLKEDWNAMYKLIANANNAIFNITPMTGISEAEKAQFLAEAKFLRACAYMDLTDSWGPVILITEADLKNPDYLNQTPPTSVEDIDTFLIKELNDAASVLPVNYKNNAIYDSNDVGRATKGAALTLLAKLYLRSHNWQQVVNVTQQVMNLNEYSLFPSYLGLFKENNKWCNENIFSSLSDANTNGTELLNHFGPVDHPVVQNRWQYYTVNWDFYNTFGDEDDRKQCFFPEYMGVDGLLHKQAPTLGAEPPEGEFYMQDVATKKYADDETTTYYDGHSVDILRYADVLLSRAEALNELSGPNAEAIDLINQVKGRSHAKLLVLADHNQTTLRDAILQERGWEFFFEGKRRSDLIRMNKYDVLVNAYHLRVGEAAQIKMPQNKFYTYPQSQVDLNPKLSNADRQ from the coding sequence ATGAAAAAATATACAATATTATTACTTTTACTTACTGCAGGAGCACAATTTTCGTGTAATAACGATCTTGATCCTACAGTATACAGTAATCTGACCAATACCAATGGGTATCAAACCAAGTCGGATGCCGTAGCGGCCATTAATTCAATTTATGGTAGACTTAAAGGACCAGCTGTGGGGGATAACTTTTCATACTGGGCAACACGACATTTTGCTTTGACAGATCTTGCAACAGATTTAGGACATTGTCAATTTGGTGGTGACCCGGGACAATTGTCTTTGGGAACCTGGAACGCAGCTAATGGACTACTTAAAGAAGATTGGAATGCAATGTATAAATTGATTGCCAATGCAAACAATGCGATTTTCAACATCACACCAATGACTGGAATTTCTGAGGCAGAAAAAGCACAGTTTTTAGCCGAGGCTAAGTTTTTAAGAGCTTGTGCCTATATGGACTTAACGGATTCTTGGGGACCGGTAATTTTAATTACTGAGGCCGATTTAAAGAATCCTGATTATTTAAATCAAACCCCTCCAACATCAGTTGAGGATATAGATACTTTCTTGATCAAAGAACTTAATGATGCGGCAAGTGTATTACCGGTTAATTATAAAAACAATGCCATTTATGATAGTAATGATGTAGGACGTGCTACCAAAGGAGCAGCATTAACGTTATTGGCAAAATTGTATTTACGCAGTCACAACTGGCAACAGGTGGTAAATGTTACCCAACAGGTAATGAACCTAAATGAATACAGCCTTTTCCCATCATACCTGGGCTTATTCAAAGAAAATAACAAATGGTGTAATGAGAATATTTTTTCTTCACTTAGTGATGCTAATACGAACGGAACAGAATTGTTAAATCATTTTGGACCAGTAGATCACCCAGTTGTTCAAAACAGATGGCAGTATTATACAGTAAACTGGGATTTCTATAATACTTTTGGAGATGAAGACGACAGAAAACAATGTTTCTTCCCAGAATATATGGGTGTAGATGGTTTGTTGCACAAGCAAGCACCTACATTGGGGGCTGAACCACCAGAAGGCGAATTCTATATGCAAGATGTAGCGACCAAAAAATATGCAGATGATGAAACTACAACCTATTATGATGGTCACAGTGTAGATATTTTACGTTATGCCGATGTGTTGTTAAGCAGAGCAGAAGCATTAAATGAACTTAGCGGACCTAATGCAGAAGCAATAGATCTTATTAATCAAGTTAAGGGAAGATCGCATGCTAAACTTTTGGTTCTGGCAGATCATAATCAAACTACTTTAAGAGATGCTATTTTGCAAGAAAGAGGATGGGAGTTTTTCTTTGAAGGAAAACGTCGTTCAGATTTAATAAGAATGAACAAATATGATGTTCTTGTAAATGCATATCACCTAAGAGTAGGTGAAGCGGCTCAAATCAAGATGCCTCAAAATAAGTTTTATACTTACCCTCAAAGTCAAGTTGATCTTAATCCTAAGTTAAGTAACGCTGACAGACAATAA